The nucleotide sequence CAGGTGCCTGTCGAAGTGCGCCCAGAGCGTCGCGAAGCCCTTGCGATCCGTTGGTTGATTGCCGCTGCGAAGAACCGCAACGAAAACACCATGGAAGAGCGTCTGGCTGGTGAGCTGGTTGATGCGGTCAACGGCCGCGGCACAGCCGTCAAGAAGCGTGAAGACACCCACAAGATGGCCGACGCGAACAAAGCGTTCAGCCACTACCGCTGGTAAGAGGAAAGTACCTAGATGGCACGCGATTATCCCCTCGAGCGTTACCGGAACTTCGGCATCATTGCACACATTGATGCGGGCAAGACGACCTGTTCCGAACGCATCCTGTATTATACAGGAAAATCCCACAACATCGGCGAAGTGCACGATGGTGCGGCCACGATGGACTGGATGGAGCAGGAGCAGGAACGTGGCATCACGATTACCTCTGCTGCGACAACCACGTTCTGGGAACGCACAGAGAACGGCACCGAAGCTGACTCGCCCAAGCACCGGATGAACATCATCGACACGCCCGGCCACGTGGACTTCACCATCGAAGTCGAACGTTCGCTGGCCGTTCTCGACGGTGCTGTCACCGTACTTGATGCCAACGCAGGTGTTGAGCCGCAGACAGAAACCGTTTGGCGTCAGGCCGACCGCTACAAGGTGCCGCGCATCGTCTTCGTCAACAAGATGGACAAGATCGGCGCAGATTTTTTCAACTGCGTCCACATGATCGAAGACCGCACTGGCGCGACTGCCGTGCCTGTCGGTATTCCGATCGGTGCCGAAACCGAACTGGAAGGTCTGATTGACCTCGTCACCATGGAAGAGTGGTTGTGGCAGGGTGAAGATCTGGGCGCGTCCTGGATCAAGGCTCCTGTGCGCGACAGCCTCAAGGACATGGCCGAAGAATGGCGTGGCAAGATGATCGAAGCGGCCGTCGAAATGGACGACGACGCGATGATGGAATACCTCGAAGGCAACGAACCTGACGTGCCGACCCTGCGCGGCCTGCTGCGCAAAGGTTGCCTGGCGCTGAAGTTTGTTCCGGTTCTGGGTGGATCCGCGTTCAAGAACAAGGGCGTTCAGCCGTTGCTCAACGCTGTCATCGACTACCTGCCAAGCCCGCTCGACGTTGTCGACTATATGGGCTTCAAGCCGGGCGACGAGACAGAAACACGTAACATCCCGCGCCGCGCCGACGACGACATGGCGTTCTCTGGTCTTGCGTTCAAGATCATGAACGACCCGTTTGTGGGCTCGCTGACCTTCACACGCATCTATTCCGGTACGCTCTCCAAGGGCGACAACATGCTCAACTCCACCAAGGGGAAGAAAGAGCGTGTAGGCCGGATGATGATGATGCACTCCAACAA is from Cognatiyoonia koreensis and encodes:
- the fusA gene encoding elongation factor G, which gives rise to MARDYPLERYRNFGIIAHIDAGKTTCSERILYYTGKSHNIGEVHDGAATMDWMEQEQERGITITSAATTTFWERTENGTEADSPKHRMNIIDTPGHVDFTIEVERSLAVLDGAVTVLDANAGVEPQTETVWRQADRYKVPRIVFVNKMDKIGADFFNCVHMIEDRTGATAVPVGIPIGAETELEGLIDLVTMEEWLWQGEDLGASWIKAPVRDSLKDMAEEWRGKMIEAAVEMDDDAMMEYLEGNEPDVPTLRGLLRKGCLALKFVPVLGGSAFKNKGVQPLLNAVIDYLPSPLDVVDYMGFKPGDETETRNIPRRADDDMAFSGLAFKIMNDPFVGSLTFTRIYSGTLSKGDNMLNSTKGKKERVGRMMMMHSNNREEIDEAFAGDIIALGGLKDTTTGDTLCSDKDPVVLETMTFPDPVIEIAVEPKTKGDQEKMGIALQRLSAEDPSFRVETDIESGQTIMKGMGELHLDILVDRMKREFKVEANIGAPQVAYRETIGHAVEHTYTHKKQSGGSGQFGEVKLNIIPTEPGEGYSFESKIVGGAVPKEYIPGVEKGIKSVMDSGPLAGFPVIDFKVELLDGKFHDVDSSILAFEIAARMCMREGMRKAGAKLLEPIMKVEVVTPEEYTGGIIGDLTSRRGMVQGQDTRGNAIVIDAMVPLANMFGYINTLRSMSSGRAQFTMQFDHYDPVPSNISEEIQSKYA